In Phlebotomus papatasi isolate M1 unplaced genomic scaffold, Ppap_2.1 HiC_scaffold_247, whole genome shotgun sequence, one genomic interval encodes:
- the LOC129809020 gene encoding uncharacterized protein LOC129809020: protein MISLWSSVDTAIGVVGGITEAVQGLADQLNGVLSGITDAAGNTLQAVTDSAGNLVVQITDLAGNTVEVVLDVVDGVVTGVADVVGTVTESIQATLDQLTSTISGVADTVTDAAGTATDVATDAAGTATDVATDAAGTATDVATDAAGTATDVATDAANTATDVATETATTVTEAAP from the exons ATGAT TTCCCTATGGAGTAGTGTAGACACTGCTATTGGTGTTGTGGGAGGAATAACCGAAGCTGTTCAAGGCCTTGCTGATCAGCTTAACGGAGTTCTGTCTGGTATCACCGATGCTGCTGGAAACACCCTTCAGGCTGTTACTGATTCTGCTGGAAATCTCGTGGTCCAAATCACCGATCTTGCTGGAAACACTGTGGAAGTGGTTCTTGATGTTGTAGATGGTGTGGTTACTGGTGTTGCTGATGTTGTGGGAACCGTAACTGAGAGTATCCAAGCGACTCTTGATCAATTGACCTCCACTATCAGCGGAGTTGCTGATACTGTCACCGATGCCGCTGGTACCGCTACCGATGTTGCCACCGATGCCGCTGGTACCGCTACCGATGTTGCCACCGATGCCGCTGGCACCGCTACCGATGTTGCCACCGATGCCGCTGGCACCGCTACCGATGTTGCCACCGATGCTGCTAATACCGCCACCGATGTTGCCACTGAAACCGCCACCACTGTTACCGAGGCTGCTCCCTAA
- the LOC129809021 gene encoding uncharacterized protein LOC129809021 encodes MRFLLVTLCVAVVFAPALGKPFGDLFGGITDTLGGLADTAGDLVETGLNTVTDVAEGVVDTATGVVGGVTETVQGLADQVTGVLSGITDAAGNTLQAVTDSAGNLVVQITDLAGNTVEVVLDVVDGVVTGVADVVGTVTESIQATLDQLTSTISGAADTVTDAAGTATDVATDAAGTATDVATDAAGTATDVATDAAGTATDVATDAANTATDVATETATTVTEAAP; translated from the exons ATGCGTTTCCTGCTTGTGACTCTCTGCGTAGCCGTGGTGTTCGCACCAGCCCTTG gaaaacctTTTGGGGACCTTTTTGGAGGAATTACTGATACTCTTGGAGGACTTGCTGATACCGCTGGAGACCTTGTCGAAACTGGCTTAAATACTGTTACAGATGTTGCGGAAGGAGTAGTAGACACTGCTACTGGTGTTGTGGGGGGAGTAACTGAAACTGTTCAAGGCCTTGCTGATCAGGTTACCGGAGTTCTGTCTGGTATCACCGATGCTGCTGGAAACACCCTTCAGGCTGTTACTGATTCTGCTGGAAATCTCGTGGTCCAAATCACCGATCTTGCTGGAAACACTGTGGAAGTGGTTCTTGATGTTGTAGATGGTGTGGTTACTGGTGTTGCTGATGTTGTGGGAACCGTAACTGAGAGTATCCAAGCGACTCTTGATCAATTGACCTCCACTATCAGCGGAGCTGCTGATACTGTCACCGATGCCGCTGGTACCGCTACCGATGTTGCCACCGATGCCGCTGGTACCGCTACCGATGTTGCCACCGATGCCGCTGGCACCGCTACCGATGTTGCCACCGATGCCGCTGGCACCGCTACCGATGTTGCCACCGATGCTGCTAATACCGCCACCGATGTTGCCACTGAAACCGCCACCACTGTTACCGAGGCTGCTCCCTAA
- the LOC129809022 gene encoding uncharacterized protein LOC129809022 — MRFLLVTLCVAVVFAPALGKPFGDLFGGITDTLGGLVDTAGDLVETGLNTVTDVAEGVVDTGMDVVGGVTETVQGLADQLNGVLSGITDAAGNTLQAVTDSAGNLVVQITDLAGNTVEVVLDVVDGVVTGVADVVGTVTESIQATLDQLTSTISGAADTVTDAAGTATDVATDAAGTATDVATDAAGTATDVATDAAGTATDVATDAAGTATDAANTATDVATETATTVTEAAP, encoded by the exons ATGCGTTTCCTGCTTGTGACTCTCTGCGTAGCCGTGGTGTTCGCACCAGCCCTTG gaaaacctTTTGGGGACCTTTTTGGAGGAATTACTGATACTCTTGGAGGACTTGTTGATACCGCTGGAGACCTTGTCGAAACTGGCTTAAATACTGTTACAGATGTTGCGGAAGGAGTAGTAGACACTGGTATGGATGTTGTGGGGGGAGTAACTGAAACTGTTCAAGGCCTTGCTGATCAGCTTAACGGAGTTCTGTCTGGTATCACCGATGCTGCTGGAAACACCCTTCAGGCTGTTACTGATTCTGCTGGAAATCTCGTGGTCCAAATCACCGATCTTGCTGGAAACACTGTGGAAGTGGTTCTTGATGTTGTAGATGGTGTGGTTACTGGTGTTGCTGATGTTGTGGGAACCGTAACTGAGAGTATCCAAGCGACTCTTGATCAATTGACCTCCACTATCAGCGGAGCTGCTGATACTGTCACCGATGCCGCTGGTACCGCTACCGATGTTGCCACCGATGCCGCTGGTACCGCTACCGATGTTGCCACCGATGCCGCTGGCACCGCTACCGATGTTGCCACCGATGCCGCTGGCACCGCTACTGATGTTGCCACCGATGCCGCTGGCACCGCTACCGATGCTGCTAATACCGCCACCGATGTTGCCACTGAAACCGCCACCACTGTTACCGAGGCTGCTCCCTAA